In Arthrobacter sp. B3I9, the following are encoded in one genomic region:
- a CDS encoding sodium:proton antiporter has product MFEAPSIVFAAAGLAVLAAALLPKLLRNAPLSMPMVFLGAGMLAFTFIPSLPDPDPLQYTEFTMHLTEVCVLISLMGAGLALDRPLGLRRWSTTWRMLGLAMPLCIIALTLLGLGVLGLGLGAALLLGAALAPTDPVLASEVQVGEPADDEDESARGEDEIRFGLTSEAGLNDGLAFPFVYLAIAISLVGTSPREWFVPWFTMDLLWRIGAGVLLGWLAGKALGRLFFAARHETIRLSAHSEGFVALAATFLTYGATEMVEGYGFIAVFVCAVTIRAAERTHGFHRVMHSYVEQLERLMTVVILVLLGGAIARGLLAGIGWPELLVALVFLVLVRPLAGWLALMRGKTGPRERTAISFFGIRGIGSLYYLAYALSKGNFSAQATQLWAFVGLVVALSIVVHGATTAPVMNRLDRIRERRAEEQHGDVGQAPTTPI; this is encoded by the coding sequence TTGTTCGAGGCACCCAGCATTGTCTTTGCGGCGGCAGGGCTGGCAGTCCTGGCCGCTGCCCTTCTGCCCAAGCTGCTGCGCAATGCGCCGCTGTCCATGCCGATGGTGTTCCTCGGGGCGGGAATGCTGGCGTTCACCTTCATTCCGAGCCTGCCCGACCCGGACCCCCTGCAATACACCGAGTTCACGATGCACCTGACCGAGGTGTGCGTCCTCATCTCGTTGATGGGTGCGGGCCTTGCGCTCGATCGTCCCCTCGGCTTGCGCCGGTGGTCGACCACCTGGCGGATGCTGGGCCTTGCCATGCCGCTCTGCATCATCGCGCTGACCTTGCTGGGGCTTGGGGTGCTGGGCCTTGGCCTGGGCGCCGCCCTGCTCCTGGGCGCCGCCCTCGCGCCCACCGACCCGGTGCTCGCCTCCGAAGTCCAGGTGGGGGAGCCGGCAGATGACGAGGACGAAAGCGCGCGCGGCGAAGACGAGATCCGGTTCGGCCTCACGTCCGAGGCCGGCCTCAACGATGGACTCGCTTTTCCCTTTGTCTATCTGGCCATCGCCATCAGCCTCGTCGGGACATCACCGAGGGAATGGTTCGTTCCGTGGTTCACCATGGACCTTCTCTGGCGGATCGGGGCGGGCGTGCTCCTCGGCTGGCTCGCCGGCAAGGCGCTGGGCCGGCTCTTCTTCGCCGCCCGCCATGAAACGATCCGGCTGTCCGCTCACTCCGAAGGCTTCGTGGCACTGGCGGCTACCTTCCTGACCTACGGTGCGACGGAGATGGTTGAAGGCTACGGGTTCATCGCCGTCTTCGTGTGCGCCGTGACCATCCGGGCCGCGGAACGGACTCACGGCTTCCACCGCGTCATGCACTCCTACGTCGAGCAGCTCGAACGGCTCATGACTGTAGTAATCCTGGTGCTGCTGGGCGGGGCCATCGCGCGTGGCCTGCTGGCGGGCATCGGCTGGCCGGAGCTCCTGGTGGCGCTCGTGTTCCTGGTATTGGTCCGGCCGCTGGCGGGGTGGCTGGCCCTCATGCGGGGGAAGACCGGACCGCGGGAACGGACCGCGATTTCCTTCTTCGGTATTCGCGGGATCGGCTCCCTGTATTACCTCGCGTATGCGCTCAGCAAGGGCAATTTCAGCGCCCAGGCCACGCAGCTGTGGGCCTTCGTGGGCCTGGTCGTGGCGTTGTCCATCGTGGTGCACGGGGCGACGACGGCTCCCGTCATGAACAGGCTGGACCGGATCCGCGAGCGGCGGGCCGAGGAGCAGCACGGTGACGTAGGCCAGGCACCCACGACGCCGATCTGA